One window of Sporosarcina sp. 6E9 genomic DNA carries:
- the pgk gene encoding phosphoglycerate kinase — MKSKKTMKDIELKGKRVFCRVDFNVPMEDGNVTDDTRIRAAIPTINYLTDQGAKVILASHLGRPKGEVNEEMRLTEAGNKLAELIDKPVQKLDESIGEAVENAISEMGNGDVILLENVRFHAGEEKNDPELAKEFAKLADVFVNDAFGAAHRAHATTSGIAEHLPAVAGLLLEKELDVLGKALSKPERPFTAIIGGAKVKDKIGVIDHLLDIVDNLIIGGGLSYTFLKAQGYEIGKSLLEEDKMDLARSFMEKAEKNGVKLYLPIDVVVADDFSADANTEVVDLNAIPKDWEGLDIGPKTADLYADVIAKSNLIIWNGPMGVFELKPFENGTKRVAEAMADTNGYTVIGGGDSAAAVEKFNVGEKMDHISTGGGASLEFMEGKDLPGVTALDDN; from the coding sequence ATGAAGTCAAAAAAGACGATGAAAGACATTGAACTTAAAGGCAAACGCGTTTTTTGCCGAGTAGATTTTAACGTGCCAATGGAAGATGGGAACGTTACGGATGACACAAGAATACGTGCAGCCATACCGACAATAAACTACTTAACAGATCAGGGTGCCAAGGTAATCCTGGCAAGCCATCTCGGACGACCAAAAGGTGAAGTTAATGAAGAAATGCGTCTCACTGAAGCTGGCAATAAACTAGCAGAACTGATTGATAAACCTGTACAAAAGTTGGACGAGTCAATCGGCGAAGCTGTCGAAAATGCGATTTCAGAAATGGGAAATGGAGACGTTATCCTTCTTGAAAACGTGCGTTTCCATGCAGGCGAAGAAAAAAACGACCCGGAATTAGCAAAAGAATTTGCGAAATTGGCAGATGTCTTTGTCAATGATGCTTTTGGAGCTGCACACCGTGCACATGCAACGACATCGGGCATTGCAGAACATCTTCCTGCTGTAGCGGGCTTGTTGCTTGAAAAAGAGCTAGATGTTCTTGGTAAAGCACTTTCAAAACCAGAGCGTCCATTCACTGCGATTATTGGTGGGGCAAAAGTTAAAGATAAAATTGGTGTTATTGATCATTTACTAGACATAGTAGATAACTTGATTATCGGCGGCGGTCTTTCATATACGTTTTTGAAGGCGCAAGGGTATGAAATAGGAAAATCCTTACTTGAAGAAGACAAGATGGATCTTGCGCGCTCATTCATGGAGAAAGCCGAAAAAAATGGCGTGAAGCTCTATCTGCCAATCGATGTAGTGGTTGCGGATGACTTTTCCGCGGATGCAAACACAGAGGTTGTAGATTTGAACGCGATTCCAAAGGATTGGGAAGGACTCGATATCGGTCCGAAAACGGCAGATCTTTATGCGGATGTTATTGCAAAATCGAACTTGATTATTTGGAATGGTCCAATGGGCGTGTTTGAACTTAAACCGTTTGAAAATGGAACGAAACGGGTTGCCGAAGCGATGGCTGACACGAACGGTTATACAGTCATTGGCGGCGGAGATTCTGCTGCAGCGGTTGAAAAGTTTAACGTCGGAGAAAAGATGGATCATATTTCGACAGGCGGCGGCGCATCCCTTGAATTTATGGAGGGTAAAGATCTACCAGGTGTTACAGCACTAGACGATAACTAA
- a CDS encoding carboxylesterase, giving the protein MRIAQPKPFFFEQGKRAVLLLHGFTGTSADVRMLGRFLEKKGYTSLAPHYRGHGVPPEELLKTGPDQWWEDALAGYNKLIEAGYTEIAVAGLSLGGVFSLKLGYNKPLKGIVTMCAPMTMRTTDIMFQGVLEYAEEYKKYEGKDPDVIEREVAALREETMPSLADLRDLIYNVSENVEQIYSPLFVTQGTLDTVINPESATYIYEQTESVEKKIKWYEKSGHVITLGPEKEQLHEDVFEFLESLDWTV; this is encoded by the coding sequence ATGAGGATTGCACAACCGAAACCATTCTTTTTTGAACAAGGAAAACGCGCAGTTTTATTATTGCATGGTTTTACAGGAACTTCAGCAGACGTTCGGATGCTTGGGAGGTTTCTTGAGAAAAAAGGCTATACTTCACTTGCGCCGCATTATAGAGGCCACGGAGTTCCGCCGGAAGAATTATTAAAAACAGGCCCGGACCAGTGGTGGGAAGATGCGCTCGCAGGTTATAATAAACTTATAGAAGCAGGATATACTGAAATCGCAGTCGCAGGATTGTCACTTGGAGGCGTATTTTCACTTAAATTAGGGTATAACAAACCATTAAAGGGTATTGTAACTATGTGTGCACCAATGACCATGCGCACAACAGATATCATGTTTCAGGGCGTACTCGAATATGCCGAGGAATATAAGAAGTATGAAGGGAAAGATCCGGACGTTATTGAACGTGAAGTCGCTGCATTACGCGAAGAAACAATGCCGTCATTAGCTGATTTGCGAGACCTTATTTATAACGTAAGTGAAAACGTCGAACAAATTTATTCGCCGCTGTTTGTCACGCAAGGAACGCTTGATACGGTTATTAATCCCGAATCGGCCACGTATATTTATGAACAGACAGAATCGGTTGAAAAAAAGATTAAATGGTATGAAAAATCAGGACATGTCATTACACTCGGTCCAGAAAAAGAACAACTTCATGAAGACGTATTCGAATTCCTTGAATCTTTGGATTGGACCGTGTGA
- the secG gene encoding preprotein translocase subunit SecG: MHALLMTLLLIVALALIVVVLLQSGSSAGLSGAISGGAEQLFGKQKARGLDLVLQRVTIVLAVLFFVLAILVVKF; this comes from the coding sequence ATGCATGCTTTGCTGATGACACTGCTTTTAATCGTAGCATTAGCTTTAATTGTAGTCGTATTATTACAATCCGGATCAAGTGCAGGTCTTTCAGGAGCCATCTCAGGTGGGGCTGAACAACTATTCGGAAAACAAAAAGCTCGTGGACTCGACTTGGTCCTACAACGTGTAACCATAGTGCTAGCAGTTTTGTTTTTCGTACTGGCTATTTTAGTGGTTAAGTTTTAA
- the eno gene encoding phosphopyruvate hydratase — MPLITHIQAREVLDSRGNPTVEVEVLTASGAFGRAIVPSGASTGEYEAVELRDGDASRYLGKGVLKAVEHVNEEIADEIEENFSVLDQATIDKALIDLDGTPNKGRLGANAILGVSMAAAHAAADYLDMPLYQYLGGVNAKQLPVPMMNILNGGEHADNNVDIQEFMIMPVGAKTFREAVRVGAEIFHSLRSVLQEKGLNTAVGDEGGFAPNLGSSEEAIDTIITAIEKAGYKAGEEVLLAMDVAASEFYNKEDGTYVLKGEGVVRTSAEMVDWYEELVGKYPIVSIEDGFDEDDWDGFKLLTERIGDRVQLVGDDLFVTNTEKLARGIKEGNSNSILIKVNQIGTLTETFDAIEMAKRAGYTAVISHRSGETEDTTIADLAVATNAGQIKTGAPSRTDRVAKYNQLLRIEDQLDKTAEYYGVKTFYNLKK; from the coding sequence ATGCCATTAATCACACATATTCAAGCAAGAGAAGTTCTTGATTCAAGAGGAAATCCTACAGTAGAAGTTGAAGTTTTAACAGCAAGCGGCGCTTTTGGACGCGCTATCGTTCCTTCAGGTGCATCAACAGGTGAATATGAAGCTGTTGAACTACGTGATGGCGATGCTAGTCGTTACCTTGGAAAAGGCGTTTTAAAAGCTGTCGAACACGTGAATGAAGAAATCGCGGATGAAATCGAAGAGAATTTTTCAGTTCTTGATCAAGCAACAATCGACAAAGCATTAATCGATCTTGACGGTACGCCGAACAAAGGCCGATTAGGCGCTAACGCAATTTTGGGTGTTTCAATGGCAGCGGCACATGCGGCAGCAGATTACCTGGATATGCCTTTATACCAATACCTAGGCGGCGTGAATGCGAAACAACTTCCAGTTCCAATGATGAACATTTTAAACGGCGGAGAGCACGCTGATAATAACGTTGACATCCAAGAATTCATGATCATGCCAGTTGGTGCAAAAACTTTCCGTGAAGCAGTTCGTGTAGGGGCTGAAATTTTCCATAGCCTACGTTCTGTTCTACAAGAAAAAGGACTTAACACAGCTGTTGGTGATGAAGGTGGATTTGCTCCGAACTTGGGATCAAGTGAAGAAGCAATCGATACAATTATTACAGCAATTGAAAAAGCTGGTTATAAAGCAGGAGAAGAAGTACTACTTGCAATGGATGTTGCAGCTTCTGAGTTTTATAACAAAGAAGACGGCACTTACGTCCTTAAAGGCGAAGGCGTTGTAAGAACATCTGCTGAAATGGTTGATTGGTACGAAGAACTTGTTGGGAAATATCCGATTGTCTCAATTGAAGACGGATTTGACGAAGACGACTGGGATGGTTTCAAACTTCTAACTGAACGTATCGGCGACCGCGTACAACTTGTCGGAGACGATCTTTTCGTAACAAACACAGAGAAATTAGCACGTGGAATTAAAGAAGGCAACAGTAACTCGATTCTGATTAAAGTGAACCAAATCGGTACCTTGACAGAAACTTTCGATGCAATTGAAATGGCTAAACGCGCAGGCTATACTGCAGTTATCTCTCACCGTTCAGGTGAAACAGAAGATACGACAATTGCAGATTTAGCAGTTGCTACAAATGCGGGGCAAATTAAAACGGGTGCGCCATCACGTACTGACCGTGTTGCGAAATATAACCAATTGCTTCGCATTGAAGATCAACTGGATAAGACAGCAGAGTATTATGGCGTTAAGACATTCTATAACTTGAAAAAATAA
- the gap gene encoding type I glyceraldehyde-3-phosphate dehydrogenase, whose amino-acid sequence MTLKLAINGFGRIGRVVFREALKSEEIEIVAINDLTDAKMLAHLLKYDSVHGTFDAEVSADGEDLVVNGKKIRVYEERDPAALPWGEIGVDVVVESTGRFTDQESLAKHLEAGAKKVICSAPAKGDVTTIVMGVNHEDYDPANDNIVSNASCTTNCLAPVVKVLNDKFGVKRGLMTTIHAYTNDQHLLDLPHSDYRRARAAAESMIPTTTGAASAVTKVIPELEGKLDGMAVRVPTPNVSMVDFVAELDKEVTAEDVNNAFKDASENELKDILVYSDLPLVSIDYNGNPSSSTVDGLSTMVMGDNMVKVISWYDNETAYSARCIDLALLMHSKGL is encoded by the coding sequence ATGACATTAAAATTAGCAATTAACGGATTCGGAAGAATTGGACGCGTAGTATTCCGCGAAGCACTAAAATCAGAGGAAATTGAAATTGTAGCAATTAACGACTTAACAGATGCGAAAATGCTTGCTCATCTTCTAAAGTATGACTCCGTTCACGGTACGTTCGACGCAGAAGTAAGCGCAGACGGCGAAGACTTAGTTGTAAACGGTAAGAAAATTCGCGTATATGAAGAAAGAGACCCTGCAGCACTACCTTGGGGAGAAATCGGCGTAGACGTTGTCGTTGAATCAACAGGAAGATTCACAGACCAAGAATCACTTGCAAAACACCTTGAAGCAGGCGCGAAGAAAGTAATCTGTTCTGCACCAGCAAAAGGCGATGTTACGACAATCGTAATGGGCGTTAACCATGAGGATTACGATCCAGCAAATGATAATATTGTTTCAAATGCTTCATGTACGACAAACTGTCTTGCACCAGTTGTAAAAGTATTGAATGACAAATTTGGTGTTAAACGTGGTTTAATGACAACAATTCACGCTTATACAAACGACCAACACCTGCTTGACCTACCACATTCAGATTACCGACGTGCGCGTGCTGCAGCTGAATCAATGATTCCAACAACGACAGGTGCTGCATCAGCAGTAACGAAAGTTATTCCTGAGTTAGAAGGAAAATTAGACGGTATGGCAGTTCGCGTACCTACACCAAACGTTTCAATGGTTGACTTTGTAGCAGAACTTGACAAAGAAGTAACAGCTGAAGATGTGAACAATGCATTTAAAGACGCATCTGAAAATGAGTTGAAAGACATCCTTGTCTATTCTGACCTACCACTTGTGTCAATCGATTACAATGGTAACCCATCTTCATCAACAGTAGACGGACTATCTACAATGGTTATGGGAGATAACATGGTGAAAGTTATTTCATGGTACGACAATGAAACAGCATATTCAGCACGTTGTATCGACTTAGCGCTTCTTATGCACAGCAAAGGTCTATAA
- the smpB gene encoding SsrA-binding protein SmpB: protein MAKGKGNVLARNRRANFDYTIEDTLEAGIVLQGTEIKSIRAGKVQLREAFVQIRNNEAWIVNMHISPYEQGNRFNHDPVRTRKLLLQRRQINQLIGKTQQQGYTIVPIQIHLKNGFAKVLVGVGKGKKHYDRREDLKQKEAKRDVARALKESQQY from the coding sequence ATGGCTAAAGGAAAAGGCAACGTTCTAGCCAGAAATAGAAGGGCGAATTTCGATTATACAATCGAAGATACGCTGGAGGCGGGCATCGTTTTGCAAGGCACAGAAATCAAATCGATTCGTGCTGGAAAAGTTCAATTAAGAGAAGCGTTCGTTCAAATACGTAATAACGAAGCCTGGATCGTGAATATGCATATTAGTCCTTACGAACAAGGAAATCGGTTTAATCACGATCCCGTACGAACTCGAAAGCTTTTACTCCAAAGAAGGCAAATTAACCAGTTGATCGGAAAAACACAGCAGCAAGGTTATACGATTGTTCCTATTCAAATCCATTTGAAAAATGGCTTTGCAAAGGTCCTGGTAGGCGTTGGTAAAGGTAAGAAACATTATGACAGACGTGAAGACCTCAAGCAGAAAGAAGCGAAGAGAGACGTCGCTCGTGCGCTTAAAGAGAGTCAGCAATATTGA
- a CDS encoding SDR family NAD(P)-dependent oxidoreductase: MGKLDDKVAMIVGGTSGLGEATAKMFSTEGAKVIVVGLNEEKGQRIVSEITQNNGEAIFVAIDIANSASVQQGVNQAVEEFGTIDILYNGAGIHDAYKNVLETDEEAFDKLMAINVKGPYLTTKAVMPIFLEKGIGTIINIGSQSTFVAGAGGNTYVTSKHAIHGFTKQLAYDFGSKGVKTNLIAPGFIETPMTEGIQDERLNDIPAGRAGKPEEIASVAVFLASDESDYMQGVAIKVDGGWTVGR; encoded by the coding sequence ATGGGAAAATTAGATGATAAAGTTGCCATGATTGTCGGTGGCACATCAGGTCTTGGGGAAGCGACAGCTAAAATGTTTTCAACGGAAGGCGCTAAAGTGATTGTTGTTGGTTTAAACGAGGAAAAAGGGCAGCGTATTGTTAGCGAAATTACACAAAATAATGGAGAAGCAATTTTTGTAGCCATTGACATAGCAAATTCGGCATCCGTTCAACAAGGGGTAAATCAAGCAGTAGAAGAATTCGGCACAATTGATATCTTGTATAACGGTGCGGGAATTCATGATGCCTATAAAAATGTTTTGGAAACGGACGAGGAAGCATTTGATAAATTAATGGCTATCAATGTTAAGGGGCCATACCTTACTACGAAAGCGGTTATGCCTATATTTTTAGAGAAAGGCATAGGCACAATCATTAACATCGGATCACAATCTACATTTGTTGCCGGTGCAGGTGGTAACACGTATGTAACGAGCAAACATGCGATACATGGGTTTACGAAACAATTGGCTTATGATTTCGGTAGTAAGGGAGTCAAAACAAATTTAATCGCACCAGGGTTCATTGAGACACCTATGACTGAAGGAATTCAAGATGAAAGACTAAACGATATTCCTGCAGGTAGAGCAGGCAAACCAGAAGAAATTGCATCCGTAGCAGTTTTCTTAGCTTCTGATGAATCAGATTATATGCAAGGTGTAGCGATTAAGGTTGACGGTGGTTGGACTGTTGGGCGATAA
- the tpiA gene encoding triose-phosphate isomerase, with protein MRKRIIAGNWKMYKTAEEAEKFAEEVKGKLPVSDRVEAIVCAPALYLTKLVELTEGSALNIGAQTMHSEKEGAFTGEVSPAMLKSVGVNYVVLGHSERREYYNETDQTVNEKVHAAFEYGLTPIVCVGETLEERESHTTVEKVSHQVKEAFKEVDGTNVKNAVIAYEPIWAIGTGKTATADDANEVCKAVRETVGELYGEEVADAVRIQYGGSVNPGNVEELLSKEHIDGALVGGASLEPASFIKLIEAGANE; from the coding sequence TTGCGAAAACGTATTATTGCAGGAAATTGGAAAATGTATAAAACAGCTGAGGAAGCAGAGAAATTTGCTGAAGAAGTAAAAGGTAAATTACCAGTATCGGATCGTGTCGAAGCAATTGTTTGTGCGCCAGCACTCTATCTGACAAAACTTGTTGAACTTACTGAAGGTTCTGCCTTGAACATCGGTGCACAAACGATGCATTCAGAAAAAGAAGGTGCATTTACAGGTGAAGTAAGCCCAGCGATGTTGAAAAGCGTCGGTGTTAATTATGTCGTTCTTGGCCACTCGGAACGTCGTGAGTATTACAATGAAACAGATCAAACTGTAAACGAAAAAGTGCATGCGGCTTTTGAATACGGCCTAACGCCAATTGTTTGTGTCGGAGAAACGCTCGAAGAACGCGAAAGCCACACAACTGTCGAAAAAGTTTCTCACCAAGTAAAAGAAGCTTTCAAGGAAGTTGATGGAACGAACGTTAAAAATGCGGTCATCGCTTATGAACCGATTTGGGCGATAGGTACTGGAAAAACGGCGACTGCCGATGATGCGAATGAAGTGTGTAAAGCGGTTCGCGAAACGGTTGGAGAACTCTACGGCGAAGAAGTAGCGGACGCTGTTCGAATCCAATACGGCGGTAGTGTAAATCCAGGAAATGTTGAAGAACTCCTTTCCAAAGAGCATATTGACGGAGCACTTGTTGGCGGTGCAAGCTTAGAACCTGCATCGTTCATTAAATTGATCGAGGCGGGCGCTAATGAGTAA
- the gpmI gene encoding 2,3-bisphosphoglycerate-independent phosphoglycerate mutase, whose protein sequence is MSKSPVALIILDGFGLREENYGNAVSQARKPNFDKLWNEYPHTTLTACGEAVGLPEGQMGNSEVGHLNIGAGRIVYQNLTRINKSIREGEFFKEPALLRAIDHVKANNSKLHIMGLLSDGGVHSHYEHLFALLQLAKLNGLTDVYVHGFLDGRDVNPQSALDYIEQTEVKMEEIGVGKFASITGRYYAMDRDKRWDRVEKTYRTLVDGIAKTAATPTAGVLASYEKDIHDEFVEPFIIEELGKPVATIEDGDAVISFNFRPDRAIQLVRAFTDPNFDEFVTGKTFTNVKFVSFTHYSDDVIADVVFENDNLVDTLGEVISNNGLSQLRIAETEKYPHVTFFMSGGKEDQFVGEERMLIASPKVATYDLQPEMSAYEVTDSLIAAIEADRFDAIILNFANPDMVGHSGMLAPTIKAIETVDECLGRIIDALGAKGGHAIVTADHGNADEVFTEEGTPMTAHTTNPVPVIITKQGIDLREGGILADLAPTMLKLLDLKQPEKMTGKPLF, encoded by the coding sequence ATGAGTAAAAGTCCAGTAGCACTCATTATCTTGGACGGATTTGGACTGCGTGAAGAAAATTACGGGAATGCAGTTTCACAAGCCCGTAAACCAAACTTCGATAAGCTTTGGAACGAGTACCCACATACGACACTAACGGCTTGCGGTGAAGCCGTTGGATTACCTGAAGGTCAAATGGGAAACTCCGAAGTTGGACATTTGAACATTGGCGCTGGGCGCATCGTCTATCAAAATTTAACCCGAATCAATAAATCGATTCGCGAAGGTGAATTTTTCAAAGAACCAGCGCTATTGCGCGCGATTGACCATGTAAAAGCGAATAATTCAAAGCTACATATCATGGGTCTATTATCTGACGGCGGCGTACATAGCCATTACGAACATTTATTTGCCTTGCTTCAACTTGCAAAGTTGAACGGCTTGACGGATGTTTATGTACATGGTTTTCTAGATGGACGGGATGTAAATCCTCAATCGGCCCTTGATTATATTGAACAAACTGAAGTGAAAATGGAAGAAATTGGTGTCGGTAAGTTTGCGTCGATTACTGGCCGCTATTATGCGATGGACCGGGACAAGCGTTGGGATCGTGTTGAAAAAACGTATCGCACACTTGTAGACGGAATTGCAAAAACAGCAGCAACACCTACAGCAGGCGTGCTTGCTTCCTATGAAAAGGATATCCATGATGAGTTTGTTGAACCGTTCATTATCGAGGAACTTGGTAAGCCTGTTGCAACGATTGAAGACGGTGATGCAGTTATCTCATTCAATTTTAGACCAGACCGTGCGATACAATTAGTTCGTGCATTCACGGATCCTAATTTCGACGAGTTTGTAACAGGAAAGACATTTACGAATGTAAAATTTGTTTCGTTTACGCATTATAGTGATGACGTAATTGCAGATGTCGTGTTTGAAAATGACAATCTAGTGGACACACTAGGCGAAGTGATTTCAAACAATGGGTTATCCCAACTGCGAATCGCAGAAACAGAAAAGTATCCGCATGTTACCTTTTTCATGAGTGGCGGTAAAGAAGACCAGTTTGTTGGTGAAGAGCGTATGTTAATCGCATCACCAAAAGTCGCTACTTATGATTTGCAACCAGAGATGAGCGCATATGAAGTAACAGATTCATTAATCGCCGCAATCGAAGCGGACCGGTTTGACGCAATCATTCTAAACTTTGCCAACCCGGATATGGTTGGACATAGCGGAATGCTAGCGCCTACTATTAAGGCGATCGAAACCGTAGATGAATGTTTGGGCAGAATTATTGATGCACTCGGGGCAAAAGGTGGTCATGCAATTGTTACGGCGGATCACGGTAATGCGGATGAAGTCTTTACCGAAGAAGGCACGCCGATGACTGCGCACACGACGAATCCTGTACCTGTAATTATCACCAAGCAAGGAATCGATTTACGTGAAGGCGGCATTCTTGCTGACCTAGCGCCAACAATGCTTAAATTATTGGATTTGAAACAACCGGAAAAAATGACCGGAAAACCATTATTTTAA
- the rnr gene encoding ribonuclease R, translating to MDNYEQELRQRILSLMKEESYKPLTVQEIQELLGFEQAAEFKELVKMLVQLEQSGHLIRSRTNRYGVPERMNHVRGKFIGHAKGFGFVAPDAEGMDDIFIPPHEVNGAMNGDIVLVRVSGDSAGDRREGTITRIAERKTTKVVGTYQDNKGFGFVVPDDKKLPMDLFIPKGSSLDAVEGHKVIAEITEWPNDSKSATGMITQILGHRNDPGVDILSIIYKHGIAIEFPEDVLNQANKISDTVEEKDLHKRRDLRADMAITIDGADAKDLDDAIAVVKNEDGTYTLSVHISDVSYYVTENSPMDEEAYERGTSVYLTDRVIPMLPHKLSNGICSLNPGVDRLTLSCVMKIDRNGKVIENEIFESVINSKERMTYTEVYKIIEEKDEELVAKYASIVPMLNDMADLAKILKTKRIDRGAIDFDFKESKVLVDDEGWPTDVVLVERTVSEKLIEEFMLAANETIAEHFHWLQVPFIYRIHENPKAEKLQKFFEFLTNFGVVVKGTGNDVHPRALQEIVESIQGMPEETVISTMLLRSMQQAKYFEESLGHFGLSTDFYTHFTAPIRRYPDLIVHRLIRTYLIEKDLSPKTIEHWNAVLTEIAEHTSERERRAVDAERDTESLKQAQFMLDKIGEEFEGVISSVTNFGLFVELENTIEGLVHVSYMTDDYYRFDDRQMMMIGEHTGKQFRIGAEVTVRVVAVKPEESAIDFELVGMKQSFHRTRRESPKVIHAKKQHGSDKDKPKGKRKPQATNNKKKYYEGVAKKTKRKPRKRK from the coding sequence ATGGATAACTATGAACAAGAACTGAGACAAAGAATATTGTCGCTTATGAAAGAGGAATCCTATAAACCGCTTACTGTACAAGAAATACAGGAGTTACTAGGGTTTGAACAAGCAGCTGAATTTAAAGAATTGGTGAAAATGCTCGTTCAACTTGAGCAAAGTGGGCATTTAATTCGCTCGAGAACAAACCGGTACGGCGTCCCTGAAAGAATGAATCATGTACGCGGAAAATTTATCGGGCATGCGAAAGGCTTTGGTTTTGTAGCGCCGGATGCTGAAGGCATGGATGATATTTTCATACCGCCTCATGAAGTAAATGGCGCAATGAATGGAGATATCGTTCTAGTCCGCGTATCAGGCGACAGTGCTGGCGATCGTCGTGAAGGAACAATCACGCGAATTGCTGAACGTAAAACGACGAAAGTTGTGGGAACATACCAGGATAATAAAGGATTTGGGTTTGTTGTTCCTGATGATAAAAAACTACCGATGGATTTATTTATCCCAAAAGGAAGTTCGCTAGATGCGGTTGAGGGTCATAAAGTAATTGCTGAAATAACCGAGTGGCCAAACGATTCAAAATCCGCAACGGGAATGATTACGCAAATACTTGGACACCGAAACGATCCGGGTGTCGATATTTTATCAATTATTTATAAACATGGCATCGCAATTGAATTTCCCGAAGACGTATTAAACCAAGCCAATAAAATCTCCGATACAGTCGAAGAAAAAGATTTGCATAAACGTCGCGATTTGCGCGCAGATATGGCAATTACAATTGACGGTGCGGATGCAAAAGATTTAGATGACGCGATTGCAGTCGTCAAAAACGAAGATGGCACGTATACATTATCCGTTCATATTTCAGATGTCAGTTATTACGTAACGGAAAATTCGCCAATGGATGAAGAAGCTTATGAACGCGGGACAAGCGTCTATTTGACAGACCGTGTAATTCCGATGTTGCCGCATAAACTTTCGAACGGAATTTGTTCGTTAAATCCAGGTGTCGATCGACTGACGCTTTCATGTGTCATGAAAATTGATCGAAACGGTAAAGTGATAGAGAATGAAATATTTGAAAGTGTTATTAATTCGAAAGAACGAATGACATACACAGAAGTTTATAAGATCATCGAAGAAAAAGATGAAGAATTAGTTGCTAAATACGCATCTATCGTTCCGATGCTGAATGATATGGCGGATCTTGCGAAAATATTGAAAACAAAGCGAATCGACCGCGGAGCCATTGATTTTGATTTTAAGGAATCAAAAGTCCTGGTGGATGACGAAGGCTGGCCGACAGACGTCGTCCTCGTCGAGCGCACGGTGTCTGAAAAGCTTATAGAGGAGTTCATGCTTGCGGCGAATGAAACGATTGCGGAGCATTTCCACTGGCTTCAAGTTCCGTTTATTTACCGAATCCATGAAAACCCAAAAGCTGAGAAATTACAAAAGTTCTTTGAGTTCTTAACAAATTTCGGAGTAGTCGTCAAAGGTACGGGCAATGATGTCCATCCACGCGCGCTACAAGAAATTGTTGAATCGATTCAAGGGATGCCAGAAGAAACGGTTATTTCAACAATGCTTTTACGCTCGATGCAACAAGCGAAATACTTTGAGGAAAGCCTTGGCCATTTCGGCTTATCAACTGATTTTTACACGCATTTTACGGCACCAATTCGCCGTTACCCGGACTTAATCGTTCATCGTTTAATCCGAACGTATTTAATCGAAAAAGATCTTTCACCAAAGACAATCGAACATTGGAATGCAGTGTTGACTGAAATTGCCGAACATACATCTGAGCGAGAACGCCGCGCAGTAGATGCTGAACGGGATACTGAATCCTTGAAACAAGCTCAATTTATGCTTGATAAAATTGGCGAAGAGTTTGAAGGTGTCATCTCGTCAGTTACGAATTTCGGTTTATTCGTTGAACTGGAGAATACGATTGAAGGGCTTGTCCATGTTTCTTATATGACTGATGATTATTATCGATTTGACGATAGACAAATGATGATGATCGGCGAGCATACAGGAAAGCAATTCAGAATTGGCGCTGAGGTAACAGTCAGAGTTGTTGCTGTGAAACCAGAAGAATCAGCAATCGATTTTGAACTTGTCGGGATGAAGCAATCATTCCACCGCACGCGCAGAGAATCACCAAAAGTCATCCATGCGAAGAAACAACATGGTTCAGACAAAGATAAACCTAAGGGGAAAAGAAAGCCCCAAGCGACGAATAATAAGAAGAAATATTATGAAGGTGTCGCCAAAAAAACAAAGAGAAAACCTAGAAAAAGAAAATGA